The following coding sequences lie in one Peribacillus frigoritolerans genomic window:
- a CDS encoding ankyrin repeat domain-containing protein, with protein sequence MNCNNIYKAAANGNIFKLKTLLSSGCDINKGDEDKYTALHWAVQEGKLDVVKFLLENGANINCQDVENYTPIEIACTKGHVGILKLLIDKGCNLSLDRDGYTPLHASAATGKLEITKILLESGLSINKQDQNGTGYTPLHWATQEGYLTSIELLVQSGANVNVKDANGFTALYIASSEGYTDIVSFLINNNANIDITDEGSVTPLMIACIYNTPEVVEVLIENDASIEAKDNEGRTPLFNAVVHGNKDIAKTLLKSGSNRNVVDYSGGNLLNLL encoded by the coding sequence ATGAATTGCAATAATATATACAAAGCCGCTGCAAATGGAAATATCTTTAAGTTAAAAACACTCCTTTCCTCGGGCTGTGATATTAATAAAGGTGATGAGGACAAATATACGGCACTTCATTGGGCGGTTCAAGAGGGGAAATTAGATGTAGTAAAATTTCTGTTGGAAAACGGAGCAAACATTAATTGTCAAGATGTAGAAAACTACACTCCTATTGAAATTGCATGTACTAAAGGGCATGTGGGAATCTTGAAACTTCTTATTGATAAGGGATGTAACTTGAGTTTAGATCGAGATGGATATACCCCTTTACACGCGTCCGCTGCAACAGGGAAATTAGAGATTACTAAAATATTGCTTGAAAGCGGTCTATCCATTAATAAGCAAGATCAAAATGGGACAGGGTATACACCATTGCACTGGGCTACTCAAGAAGGTTACTTAACGTCTATAGAATTGTTGGTTCAAAGCGGTGCAAATGTTAATGTGAAAGATGCAAATGGATTTACTGCATTATATATAGCTTCTAGCGAAGGCTACACAGATATTGTTAGTTTTTTAATTAACAATAATGCAAATATTGATATTACAGATGAAGGGTCTGTAACACCACTAATGATAGCTTGTATATACAATACCCCTGAAGTAGTGGAGGTATTAATAGAAAACGATGCAAGTATAGAGGCCAAAGATAACGAAGGAAGAACCCCGCTTTTTAACGCTGTCGTGCATGGAAATAAAGACATTGCAAAGACCTTACTAAAAAGTGGCTCTAATAGGAATGTGGTTGATTATTCAGGTGGAAATTTGCTAAATCTTTTATGA
- a CDS encoding HEAT repeat domain-containing protein — protein MNTEQKINIIIESLQHQERNSSLKIVQYLEDDDLAVKLTAIEALGEIPNSGCIKSILIELTENYDDEIRYYALESLKGYDGEDVFEAIVRNLNDSDELVSGRSHR, from the coding sequence ATGAATACTGAACAAAAAATAAACATAATTATAGAGTCACTACAACACCAGGAACGGAATTCGAGTTTGAAAATTGTACAATATTTAGAAGATGATGATTTGGCCGTTAAATTAACAGCTATCGAAGCATTGGGGGAGATCCCTAATAGCGGCTGTATTAAGTCCATTTTAATTGAATTAACTGAAAATTATGATGATGAAATTCGTTATTATGCTCTGGAATCACTTAAGGGATATGATGGAGAAGATGTTTTCGAAGCAATAGTGAGGAATTTAAATGATAGTGATGAATTGGTCAGTGGTAGAAGCCATAGGTGA
- a CDS encoding HEAT repeat domain-containing protein — protein sequence MIVMNWSVVEAIGDLNEIKGLEHLYEALTDKEEIVRGYAAEGIGKFEKAASIPILEKYLKYETSSLSKLGFFVGLYLLGERKYLRLMLDLLKDPSYRVRCAVANSVVDLLNQENVYLIKQSLLFALKNEQTNAARSSLQGALEEINS from the coding sequence ATGATAGTGATGAATTGGTCAGTGGTAGAAGCCATAGGTGATCTAAATGAAATAAAAGGATTAGAACATCTTTACGAAGCATTAACGGATAAAGAAGAAATTGTAAGGGGGTATGCGGCAGAAGGGATTGGTAAGTTCGAAAAAGCAGCATCTATACCGATCTTAGAAAAATATCTTAAATATGAAACAAGCAGCTTGTCAAAACTAGGTTTTTTTGTAGGATTGTATCTATTAGGTGAAAGAAAATATTTAAGATTAATGTTAGATTTACTTAAGGATCCCTCTTATAGAGTAAGATGCGCTGTTGCCAATAGCGTTGTGGACTTATTAAATCAAGAGAATGTATATCTAATCAAACAAAGCTTACTATTTGCTCTAAAGAACGAACAGACAAATGCAGCACGTTCTTCATTGCAAGGAGCACTTGAAGAAATAAACTCATAA